In Carnobacteriaceae bacterium zg-84, the genomic window GTGTTCCTAAAGAACAAAGAACAGCAACATTTCACTGCACCTTGGTTCTTGCAAGACCGAATGAACAATCTATTGTCGCATCAGGAAATGTGCGAGGAGAAATTTTAACAGTGCCAAAAGGCGAAAATGGGTTTGGATACGATCCATTATTTTATATAGAAGAATATGGCAAAACAACAGCTGAGATGACACCAGAAGAAAAAAATAAAATTAGTCATCGTAAAAAAGCCATTCAACACTTATTATCAATATTACCTCAGGAGGTTTTATCATGAAAATTTTAGTGATTAGTGATAGTCATGGTATCGAAGAAGAAATGTTAGAATTATTACGTTATTATAGAGATAAAGTAGATTATATCATTCATTGTGGTGATTCAGAGTTAAATGAAAATCATGAAGTATGGTCTTTATGTGATAGTGTTGTGAAAGGAAATAATGATTTTTATGCACCATTTGATAACTATCAAATTGTCAAAGCAGGAGATGAAAATATTTTTGTGGCACATGGTCACATGCATGTTGTTAGCTTTACACGTGCTCAATTAGCCAATGCTGCTTATGAAAATAAATG contains:
- a CDS encoding metallophosphoesterase translates to MKILVISDSHGIEEEMLELLRYYRDKVDYIIHCGDSELNENHEVWSLCDSVVKGNNDFYAPFDNYQIVKAGDENIFVAHGHMHVVSFTRAQLANAAYENKCRIALYGHTHILKVEDEEGVACINPGSFNHSRGPIKERTYAIVSVDGDIVDVEFYKHDRTRLEGLEDRVVL